One window of Atribacter laminatus genomic DNA carries:
- a CDS encoding S41 family peptidase → MKRFMVVIIVICTLYLLTVNLLADEQQDKFQAPESEDFSSLTWSEAFDKLHTKFSREYGFMDWKKIDWPALYNQFKPRINQSQESNDFTAYYLTLREYVHSIPDGHVHMNSLSEIDNRYIGGGFGFSIVKLTDGKIVVIWIDESSEAYTQRMRTGAELVEWNGCPVQAVLNEVSTIFYNNSATDEDSMNQRVRYLTRAPIGTKLSLSFKNLNDEKIIKAKLVAYDDHGESLKKTYPATMVSDGLRELILGVENPQNPPESMVEKKMLDGNIGYLKIWGLLDADLTDSGEIVSTLGLFKVAIEEFNQKKVKGLIIDIRNNVGGLDSMVADMLASFYTEKTFYEYQSCYNVLSGSWEIRPDETREVNPADPGLYIEPDEPFFGGPIVVIINSKCISSGEGLAMGITNLPNGEALGFYGTNGSFGLVGSGAQMPGGIEIRWPYGQSLDKDRQVQIDSRGGIGGVVPSIRIPMTLENALRIAQGEDVELEQAIEFIKNL, encoded by the coding sequence TTGAAGAGATTTATGGTGGTAATAATTGTTATTTGTACGCTGTATTTATTAACAGTCAATTTACTGGCAGATGAACAGCAGGATAAATTTCAGGCACCAGAGTCAGAAGATTTTAGCAGTCTGACTTGGAGCGAAGCATTTGATAAACTCCATACCAAGTTTTCTCGTGAATATGGGTTTATGGACTGGAAGAAGATTGATTGGCCAGCTCTTTATAACCAATTCAAACCCCGAATAAACCAATCCCAGGAATCGAATGATTTCACAGCTTATTACCTCACCTTAAGAGAATATGTCCATTCTATTCCTGATGGGCATGTTCATATGAATTCTTTATCGGAAATTGATAACCGTTATATTGGAGGTGGTTTCGGATTTTCGATTGTGAAATTAACCGATGGAAAGATAGTGGTTATTTGGATTGATGAAAGCAGTGAGGCTTATACTCAAAGGATGAGGACAGGAGCAGAATTGGTAGAATGGAATGGTTGTCCGGTTCAAGCAGTTTTGAATGAAGTGTCAACCATTTTTTACAACAACTCGGCTACCGACGAGGATAGTATGAACCAAAGGGTGAGATATCTCACCCGGGCTCCAATTGGTACCAAACTATCTCTTTCGTTCAAAAATTTGAATGATGAAAAAATAATCAAGGCAAAACTGGTTGCTTATGATGATCATGGTGAATCTTTAAAAAAGACCTATCCTGCAACGATGGTTTCCGATGGATTAAGAGAATTGATCTTGGGGGTAGAGAATCCCCAGAATCCACCAGAATCGATGGTAGAGAAGAAAATGCTGGATGGAAATATTGGCTATTTAAAGATCTGGGGTTTGCTCGATGCTGATTTAACGGATTCAGGTGAAATTGTTTCAACATTGGGCTTATTTAAAGTAGCTATTGAGGAATTTAATCAAAAGAAGGTTAAAGGCTTAATAATCGATATCCGTAATAATGTAGGTGGTTTAGATTCGATGGTAGCGGATATGTTGGCTTCATTTTATACCGAAAAAACCTTTTATGAATACCAAAGTTGCTACAATGTTCTTTCCGGCTCCTGGGAAATACGTCCTGATGAAACACGAGAAGTTAATCCTGCTGATCCGGGTTTATACATCGAACCAGACGAACCCTTCTTCGGTGGTCCCATAGTGGTAATTATTAATTCAAAATGTATCAGCTCAGGGGAAGGCTTGGCGATGGGAATTACAAATTTACCCAATGGTGAAGCACTGGGCTTTTACGGAACCAATGGATCGTTTGGTTTGGTGGGGAGTGGGGCACAAATGCCCGGAGGAATTGAAATTCGTTGGCCTTATGGACAATCTCTCGATAAAGATCGGCAAGTACAGATAGACAGCCGTGGTGGAATTGGTGGAGTTGTTCCTTCGATTCGCATCCCGATGACTCTCGAGAATGCCTTACGCATAGCTCAAGGTGAAGATGTAGAGTTGGAACAGGCTATTGAATTTATTAAGAATTTATAA
- a CDS encoding PaaI family thioesterase produces the protein MKTINPEHIKVILDIINQSPYLKLLSIKVSELQSGYCKVEVDLGKKHLNPFGGAHGGVYASLIDTATFCAVYCDLRENISLITIDLKVDNLSSAKEGKLVVEGKQIKVGRSICLSEATIKDIHGKLLAHGTSKQLILEGMQSISQAASIMGYQSLPPKFLS, from the coding sequence ATGAAAACCATAAATCCTGAACACATAAAAGTTATTCTGGACATAATTAATCAGAGCCCTTACTTAAAACTCCTATCAATAAAAGTCAGTGAATTACAATCAGGCTATTGTAAGGTTGAGGTTGATCTGGGAAAGAAGCATCTCAATCCTTTCGGAGGAGCACATGGTGGAGTATATGCTTCCCTGATAGATACTGCTACATTCTGTGCAGTTTATTGTGACTTAAGAGAAAATATAAGTTTGATCACCATCGACCTTAAGGTGGACAATTTATCTTCTGCCAAAGAAGGAAAGTTAGTCGTGGAAGGGAAACAGATCAAGGTCGGGCGTAGCATTTGTTTATCTGAGGCGACAATTAAGGATATCCACGGCAAACTTCTAGCACATGGTACATCCAAGCAACTGATACTCGAAGGAATGCAATCAATTAGCCAAGCTGCAAGTATTATGGGATATCAATCATTGCCTCCAAAATTTTTATCTTGA
- a CDS encoding Lrp/AsnC family transcriptional regulator, with protein MSTIFDHIDKAILRELQEDASISNLNLSKKIGLSPSACLARKKNLIETGIIKKFATIVDEKKLGMEVLAFVFINLSPLNRKTIHSFLEDVHKYPQIQECYTLTGSHDYLLKIVAKDMISYRNFIIDSLMQNASISFVETSMVIGVDKRTVYVPIDEDE; from the coding sequence ATGTCAACAATTTTTGATCATATTGATAAAGCAATCCTAAGAGAATTACAGGAAGATGCTTCAATATCAAATCTTAATTTATCAAAAAAAATTGGACTTTCGCCATCAGCATGTTTGGCAAGAAAAAAGAACTTGATTGAAACCGGTATTATAAAAAAATTTGCCACTATAGTTGATGAAAAAAAATTAGGAATGGAAGTCCTTGCCTTTGTTTTTATCAATTTATCGCCTCTTAACAGAAAAACCATACATTCATTTTTAGAAGATGTTCATAAATACCCACAGATTCAAGAATGTTACACCCTTACAGGGAGCCATGATTATTTACTTAAAATTGTGGCAAAGGATATGATAAGTTATAGGAATTTTATCATCGATTCATTAATGCAGAATGCTTCGATCAGCTTTGTTGAAACAAGTATGGTTATTGGAGTAGATAAAAGGACTGTTTATGTACCTATTGATGAGGACGAGTGA